The Triticum aestivum cultivar Chinese Spring chromosome 7B, IWGSC CS RefSeq v2.1, whole genome shotgun sequence genome window below encodes:
- the LOC123162570 gene encoding cysteine-rich and transmembrane domain-containing protein WIH1, translating to MAAIKADARQSTLPKTTHSLHLLCSKASLTRPPLLFSIASGRHTSNPIMSYQQGYPQQGASATAYPQQQQAYVAPPPAGYPQRDQQYPDAGAADTTTSRGGHGHHHGGGFWRGCCAALCCCCLLDACF from the exons ATGGCAGCTATAAAGGCAGACGCTCGGCAAAGCACTCTTCCTAAAACTACCCACTCCCTTCATCTCCTTTGCAGCAAAGCCTCTTTAACTCGTCCTCCTCTACTGTTCTCGATCGCTTCAGGAAGACACACCAGTAATCCCATCATGAGCTACCAGCAGGGCTACCCGCAGCAGGGCGCCAGCGCCACGGCCTACCCTCAGCAGCAGCAGGCCTACGtagcgccgccgccggccggctaCCCGCAGCGGGACCAGCAGTATCCTGACGCCGGCGCCGCCGACACCACCACGAGCCGCGGCGGACACGGACACCACCACGGCGGCGGCTTCTGGAGAGGCTG CTGCGCCGCGCTGTGCTGCTGCTGCCTCCTCGACGCCTGCTTCTGA
- the LOC123162571 gene encoding cysteine-rich and transmembrane domain-containing protein WIH2, producing MSYQQGYPQQGATAYPPPGQQQAYVAPPPAAYQQGQQYPPAGADTTSRGGHGHGGDGFLKGCCAALCCCCLLDACF from the exons ATGAGCTACCAGCAGGGCTACCCACAGCAGGGCGCCACGGCCTACCCTCCGCCCGGCCAGCAGCAGGCCTACGTCGCGCCGCCGCCGGCTGCGTACCAGCAGGGCCAACAGTACCCTCCTGCCGGCGCCGACACCACCAGCCGCGGCGGGCACGGCCACGGCGGCGATGGCTTCTTGAAAGGATG CTGCGCGgcgctctgctgctgctgcctcctcgACGCCTGCTTCTGA